A window of Ruania suaedae contains these coding sequences:
- a CDS encoding aspartate carbamoyltransferase catalytic subunit, which produces MRHLLSASDLSRDEAITILDTAATMASTQSRAIKKLPALRGLTVVNLFFEDSTRTRISFEAAAKRLSADVINFAAKGSSVSKGESLKDTAQTLQAMGADAVVIRHPASGAPHRLATSGWIDAPVVNAGDGMHQHPTQALLDAFTMRRHLMPEGGTGTGLEGRRVVIVGDVLHSRVARSNVDLLHTLGAHVTLVAPPTLLPVGVHTWPCEVSYDLDATIAATAPDAIMMLRVQRERMSAAGGGFFPSAAEYSRRYGLDAGRFDALPGHALVMHPGPMNRGLEISARAADSDRSTVVEQVANGVAVRMAVLYLVLAGNEGTPA; this is translated from the coding sequence ATGAGGCACCTGCTCTCCGCCTCCGACCTCAGCCGCGACGAGGCCATCACCATCCTCGACACCGCCGCGACGATGGCATCCACCCAGTCCCGGGCGATCAAGAAGCTGCCCGCGCTGCGCGGACTGACCGTGGTCAACCTCTTCTTCGAGGACTCCACCCGGACCCGGATCTCCTTCGAGGCGGCCGCCAAGCGGCTCTCGGCCGATGTCATCAACTTCGCCGCCAAGGGCTCCTCGGTCTCCAAGGGGGAGTCCTTGAAGGACACCGCCCAGACGCTGCAGGCCATGGGCGCCGACGCGGTCGTCATCCGCCACCCCGCCTCGGGAGCCCCGCACCGGCTCGCGACGTCGGGCTGGATCGACGCTCCGGTGGTCAACGCCGGCGACGGCATGCACCAGCACCCCACCCAGGCGCTGCTGGACGCCTTCACGATGCGCCGCCACCTGATGCCCGAGGGGGGCACGGGCACCGGCCTGGAGGGCAGGCGGGTGGTCATCGTCGGGGACGTGCTGCACTCGCGGGTGGCGCGCTCCAACGTCGACCTACTGCACACCCTCGGCGCCCACGTCACCCTCGTGGCCCCGCCGACGCTGCTGCCGGTGGGGGTGCACACGTGGCCGTGCGAGGTCTCCTACGACCTCGATGCGACGATCGCGGCCACCGCCCCAGACGCGATCATGATGCTGCGGGTCCAGCGTGAGCGGATGTCGGCCGCCGGCGGCGGATTCTTCCCCTCCGCGGCCGAGTACTCCCGCCGCTACGGGCTGGACGCCGGCCGGTTCGACGCCCTCCCCGGGCACGCGCTCGTCATGCATCCCGGGCCGATGAACCGCGGCCTGGAGATCTCCGCCCGGGCGGCGGACTCCGATCGCTCCACCGTGGTGGAGCAGGTCGCCAACGGCGTGGCCGTGAGGATGGCCGTGCTCTACCTGGTGCTCGCCGGCAACGAAGGGACGCCCGCATGA
- the pyrR gene encoding bifunctional pyr operon transcriptional regulator/uracil phosphoribosyltransferase PyrR gives MTSGAPARVVLSETDISRALTRIAHEIVERNKGAEEVLLLGIPTRGAPLAARIGARIAEAEPGSLSTEDIVGTLDPTMYRDDLRRQPTRGLEPTRIPAAGLTDKVVVLVDDVLYSGRTVRAALDALSDLGRPRAVQLAVLIDRGHRELPIRADYIGKNLPTSRSERVSVHLSELDGADEVVLS, from the coding sequence GTGACTTCTGGCGCCCCAGCACGAGTGGTCCTCTCCGAGACCGACATCTCCCGGGCACTGACCCGTATCGCGCACGAGATCGTCGAACGCAACAAGGGCGCCGAGGAGGTGCTGCTGCTCGGGATCCCGACGCGCGGTGCCCCGCTCGCGGCCCGGATCGGCGCGCGGATCGCCGAAGCCGAGCCGGGCTCCCTGAGCACCGAGGACATCGTCGGCACGCTGGACCCGACGATGTACCGCGACGACCTGCGCCGCCAGCCCACCCGCGGGCTGGAGCCGACCCGCATCCCCGCCGCCGGTCTCACCGACAAGGTGGTCGTCCTCGTCGACGACGTCCTCTACTCCGGCCGGACCGTGCGGGCCGCGCTCGACGCGCTTTCCGACCTCGGCCGCCCTCGCGCCGTGCAACTCGCGGTGCTGATCGACCGCGGCCACCGCGAGCTGCCCATCCGGGCCGACTACATCGGCAAGAACCTGCCGACCTCACGCTCCGAACGGGTCAGCGTGCACCTGAGCGAGCTCGACGGCGCCGACGAGGTGGTGCTCTCATGA
- a CDS encoding pyridoxal phosphate-dependent decarboxylase family protein translates to MTDDPADILAELSRIRHADPPTHGGRVLSYVYDHGRPELDALAAEAAAMFLPVNGLDPTTFASVARLERDLVRFTRSVLHGDGEVAGSVTSGGTESCLLAVKSARDCWLAARGETDASGERPELVLPTTAHPAFRKAAQYLGLTLAEVPVDPRTGIVAADDVLAAITPRTALVVVSAPNYPFGTIDPVARVAAGAQQRGVPVHVDACIGGWLLPWWPERDTGDNTDDHERWDFAVEGVTSISTDLHKYGYAPKGASVVLYRGRERHRAQYYATTGWPGYPVVNPTVLGSRSATANAAAWAIVRALGTAGYAELVARTAAATGAVRRALDGISGLTVVGAPAAALLAVQADPDRAPAHQVDPFAWVDAVRRRGFLLQAQPAFTQPDGTTLPRTAHLTITPATESVTRELVAALREGADEVRGRPATGPQPDLVAEVLTRGLPAEMAPVLSTLEAMDGEQARTVLTALLASVIDPDVAEDTDGGD, encoded by the coding sequence ATGACCGACGACCCCGCCGACATCCTGGCCGAGCTCAGCCGGATCCGGCACGCCGATCCACCCACCCACGGCGGCCGGGTGCTGTCCTACGTCTACGACCACGGCCGGCCGGAGCTCGATGCGCTGGCCGCCGAGGCGGCTGCGATGTTCCTGCCGGTGAACGGCCTGGACCCGACCACGTTCGCCTCCGTGGCGCGCTTGGAGCGCGATCTCGTGCGCTTCACCCGGTCGGTGCTGCACGGCGACGGCGAGGTGGCCGGCTCCGTCACCTCCGGGGGCACCGAGTCCTGCCTGCTCGCCGTCAAGTCAGCCCGCGACTGCTGGCTCGCCGCCCGCGGCGAGACGGACGCGAGTGGCGAGCGCCCCGAGCTGGTGCTGCCCACGACGGCGCACCCCGCCTTCCGCAAGGCGGCGCAGTATCTGGGGCTCACCCTGGCGGAGGTCCCGGTCGATCCCCGCACCGGGATCGTGGCCGCCGATGACGTGCTCGCCGCGATCACGCCCCGCACTGCCCTGGTAGTCGTGAGCGCGCCCAACTACCCGTTCGGCACGATCGACCCGGTCGCCCGGGTGGCGGCCGGGGCACAGCAACGCGGCGTGCCGGTCCACGTCGACGCCTGCATCGGCGGCTGGCTGCTGCCGTGGTGGCCCGAGAGGGACACGGGGGACAACACGGACGACCACGAGCGCTGGGACTTCGCCGTCGAGGGCGTCACGTCGATCTCGACCGACCTGCACAAGTACGGCTACGCGCCCAAGGGTGCCTCCGTGGTGCTCTACCGCGGCCGGGAGCGCCACCGGGCGCAGTACTACGCGACCACCGGGTGGCCGGGCTACCCGGTGGTCAACCCGACGGTGCTCGGCTCCCGGTCGGCGACCGCGAATGCGGCCGCGTGGGCGATCGTGCGGGCCCTGGGCACCGCGGGCTACGCCGAGCTGGTGGCGCGCACCGCCGCCGCGACCGGGGCGGTGCGCCGGGCCCTCGACGGCATCAGCGGACTCACCGTGGTGGGCGCACCGGCCGCCGCGCTGCTGGCCGTCCAGGCAGATCCGGATCGCGCGCCCGCGCATCAGGTCGATCCGTTCGCCTGGGTCGATGCCGTGCGCCGCCGCGGGTTCCTGCTGCAGGCCCAGCCCGCGTTCACCCAGCCGGACGGCACCACCCTGCCACGCACCGCGCACCTGACGATCACCCCGGCCACGGAGTCGGTCACCCGCGAGCTGGTCGCCGCTCTGCGCGAGGGGGCCGACGAGGTACGCGGGCGCCCGGCCACGGGCCCGCAGCCGGATCTCGTCGCCGAGGTTCTCACCCGCGGGCTGCCGGCGGAGATGGCACCGGTGCTGTCCACGCTGGAGGCGATGGACGGCGAGCAGGCGCGGACTGTCCTGACCGCGCTGCTGGCCTCCGTGATCGACCCCGACGTGGCGGAGGACACAGACGGCGGCGACTGA
- a CDS encoding MFS transporter — MPPADPPLPRRLRASYAAGSVGTGGFGTLPGLVLSYYLTDVVGVAAGLASLVVTVPKIWDVVVDPIIGAASDADARRRGSRSRLMLLGALTLPVAFTLLFAAPGSGGAAAMWVVGAYLLATTAFSLFQVPYIALPAELATTPTARTRLLAPRIAVLAVVILAFGGGGPLVRDAAGSGRTGYLVMAIVTGAVMAIGMVLAATGAGRATRRPPQAADPPRRSPSPAAYRSGAAALRECGPLRTLLTTFVLQALAAGAMLAAAQYVATYVLGRESAVTGLFVALVAPALLVMVPARRLADRVGKKRAYVLSSVVFAIASGSLVLMSAGTGWWLYAAVAVAGVAYAGMQLYPLAMLPDVIADDARTRPGEEDRADRAGVIAGVWTAGETAGMALGPTLALAVLALSGFVSRTGGAPAVQPESALTAVVVIFSALPAALVLISLVPLARHRPSPHLLEAR, encoded by the coding sequence GTGCCGCCCGCCGACCCACCGCTGCCGCGCCGGCTGCGCGCGAGCTACGCCGCGGGGTCGGTGGGCACCGGCGGGTTCGGTACGCTGCCGGGCCTCGTCCTCAGCTACTACCTGACCGACGTCGTCGGCGTCGCCGCCGGTCTCGCCTCGCTGGTGGTGACCGTCCCGAAGATCTGGGACGTCGTCGTCGACCCGATCATCGGCGCCGCCAGTGACGCAGACGCCCGCCGGCGCGGATCACGGTCACGGCTGATGCTGCTCGGCGCGCTCACCCTCCCGGTCGCCTTCACCCTCCTCTTCGCCGCCCCCGGCTCGGGCGGCGCAGCGGCGATGTGGGTCGTCGGTGCCTACCTGCTGGCCACGACGGCCTTCTCCCTCTTCCAGGTCCCCTACATCGCCCTGCCGGCCGAGCTGGCGACGACGCCCACCGCGCGCACCCGCCTGCTCGCCCCCCGCATCGCCGTCCTCGCGGTGGTCATCCTGGCGTTCGGGGGAGGCGGGCCGCTGGTACGCGACGCGGCCGGGTCGGGCCGGACCGGCTACCTGGTGATGGCGATCGTCACCGGCGCCGTGATGGCGATCGGCATGGTGCTGGCCGCCACCGGGGCCGGACGCGCGACCCGCCGCCCGCCGCAGGCAGCCGACCCGCCCCGGCGATCGCCGTCGCCGGCGGCCTACCGCAGCGGCGCGGCCGCGCTGCGCGAGTGCGGGCCGCTGCGCACGCTGCTGACGACCTTCGTCCTGCAGGCCCTGGCTGCCGGGGCGATGCTGGCCGCCGCACAGTACGTGGCGACCTACGTGCTCGGGCGGGAGTCCGCCGTCACCGGCCTCTTCGTGGCGCTCGTCGCGCCGGCACTGCTGGTGATGGTGCCCGCACGCCGGCTCGCCGACCGGGTGGGCAAGAAGCGGGCGTACGTGCTCAGCAGCGTGGTCTTCGCGATCGCCTCCGGCTCCCTCGTGCTCATGAGCGCCGGGACCGGCTGGTGGCTGTACGCCGCCGTCGCCGTGGCCGGGGTGGCCTACGCCGGGATGCAGCTCTACCCGCTGGCGATGCTGCCGGACGTGATCGCCGACGACGCCCGCACCCGTCCCGGCGAGGAGGACCGGGCCGACCGGGCCGGGGTGATCGCCGGGGTGTGGACGGCGGGGGAGACCGCGGGCATGGCACTGGGACCGACGCTCGCGCTGGCCGTGCTGGCCCTGAGCGGATTCGTCTCCCGCACCGGCGGAGCCCCGGCCGTCCAACCCGAGTCGGCGCTGACGGCCGTGGTGGTCATCTTCAGTGCCCTGCCCGCCGCACTCGTGCTGATCTCCCTGGTCCCGCTGGCGCGCCATCGCCCGTCCCCGCACCTCCTGGAGGCACGATGA
- the nusB gene encoding transcription antitermination factor NusB, with protein sequence MAARTKARKRAVDVLYEADQRAVASQAGAEHSDPGRPTPVSVLAERLVEPGTQTALPQYSVEIVEGFAAHAERIDEVLATFSQGWTLERMPSVDRAILRMGTWEVLYNDEVDAAVAIDEAVGLARELSTDDSPRFVNGLLGRIAELGPNLVD encoded by the coding sequence ATGGCCGCACGCACGAAGGCGCGCAAGCGGGCCGTGGACGTCCTCTACGAGGCTGACCAGCGCGCCGTCGCCTCCCAGGCCGGGGCCGAGCACTCCGATCCCGGCCGGCCGACCCCGGTCTCGGTCCTCGCCGAGCGGCTGGTCGAACCGGGCACGCAGACGGCGCTGCCCCAGTACTCGGTCGAGATCGTCGAGGGATTCGCCGCCCACGCCGAACGCATCGACGAGGTCCTCGCCACCTTCTCCCAGGGGTGGACGCTCGAGCGGATGCCGAGTGTGGACCGCGCCATCCTGCGGATGGGCACGTGGGAGGTGCTCTACAACGACGAGGTCGATGCCGCCGTTGCGATCGATGAGGCGGTCGGGCTCGCCCGCGAGCTGAGCACGGACGATTCGCCCAGATTCGTCAACGGCCTGCTCGGCCGGATCGCCGAGCTGGGACCCAACCTGGTGGACTGA
- the efp gene encoding elongation factor P, giving the protein MATTNDLKNGTVLNIDGQLWSVVEFQHVKPGKGPAFVRTKLKGVTNGKVVAKTFNAGVKVETANVDRRDMQYLFMDGTGYVFMDTSDYEQITVPEDIVGESKNFLLEGSEVIVALHDGLPLYIDLPASVVVEITYTEPGLQGDRSTGGTKPATIETGYQIQVPLFLEAGTKVKVDTRSGDYLGRVND; this is encoded by the coding sequence GTGGCAACGACCAACGACCTGAAGAACGGCACCGTGCTCAACATCGACGGACAGCTCTGGTCCGTCGTGGAGTTCCAGCACGTCAAGCCGGGCAAGGGGCCGGCGTTCGTCCGCACCAAGCTCAAGGGCGTGACCAACGGCAAGGTCGTGGCCAAGACCTTCAACGCCGGCGTGAAGGTGGAGACGGCGAACGTCGACCGCCGCGACATGCAGTACCTGTTCATGGACGGCACCGGCTACGTCTTCATGGACACCAGCGACTACGAGCAAATCACCGTGCCCGAGGACATCGTCGGGGAGTCGAAGAACTTCCTTCTCGAGGGATCCGAGGTCATCGTCGCCCTGCACGACGGTCTCCCGCTCTACATCGACCTGCCCGCCTCGGTCGTGGTGGAGATCACCTACACCGAGCCCGGTCTGCAGGGTGACCGGTCCACCGGTGGCACCAAGCCGGCCACCATCGAGACCGGCTACCAGATCCAGGTGCCGCTGTTCCTCGAGGCCGGCACCAAGGTCAAGGTGGACACCCGCTCGGGTGACTACCTGGGCCGCGTGAACGACTGA
- a CDS encoding type II 3-dehydroquinate dehydratase, which yields MSAVLVLNGPNLGRLGSREPDVYGHLDHPGLAERVLGWAAELGFEAEVRQTDDEAELMAWLHEAVDTGRDVVLNPAAFTHYSYALRDAAAQVTTGGLRLIEVHLSNPAARERFRHTSVIAGVATGTVAGFGVESYRLALQGLLHQA from the coding sequence ATGTCTGCAGTCCTGGTGCTCAACGGACCCAACCTCGGCCGCCTGGGCAGCCGGGAACCGGACGTGTACGGCCACCTGGACCATCCCGGCCTGGCCGAGCGGGTGCTCGGGTGGGCCGCCGAGCTCGGGTTCGAGGCCGAGGTGCGCCAGACCGACGACGAGGCCGAGCTGATGGCCTGGCTGCACGAGGCGGTCGACACCGGCCGGGACGTGGTGCTCAACCCCGCCGCCTTCACGCATTACTCCTATGCACTGCGCGATGCCGCCGCGCAGGTGACCACCGGGGGCCTGCGCCTGATCGAGGTGCATCTGAGCAACCCGGCCGCACGGGAGCGGTTCCGCCACACCAGCGTGATCGCCGGGGTGGCCACGGGAACCGTCGCAGGATTCGGCGTCGAGTCCTACCGGCTCGCGCTGCAGGGGTTGCTTCATCAAGCCTGA
- the aroB gene encoding 3-dehydroquinate synthase, which yields MREPVTVPVRAEHDYDVLIGSDLLDRLPALVGEGVARVFLMHAPALREQAAAVAGRLRAAGYQVHPHELPDAEQAKTIETAAGCWAALGQAAFTRTDVVIGLGGGATTDLAGFVAAAWLRGVRVIQLPTTVLAMVDAAVGGKTGVNTAEGKNLVGAFHSPSAVVCDLDWLVTLPPADLRAGMAEVVKCGFIADPRILELVESDPAAAMAPQGPVLAELIRRAVQVKADVVSADLKESSLREILNYGHTFAHAIEHHEQYRWRHGEAVAVGMVFVAELAHAAGLIDAALLRRHRDVLAALELPTRYRPGVWDELREAMGRDKKTRGATLRFVVLEGLARPTRLAGPDPALLAAAYTAVTGE from the coding sequence TGAGGGAGCCGGTGACCGTGCCGGTGCGGGCCGAGCACGACTACGACGTGCTGATCGGCTCGGACCTGCTCGACCGGCTGCCCGCCCTGGTGGGTGAGGGCGTCGCCCGCGTCTTCCTCATGCACGCCCCCGCGTTGCGGGAGCAGGCCGCTGCGGTGGCCGGGCGGCTCCGCGCCGCCGGCTACCAGGTGCACCCCCACGAGCTTCCCGACGCCGAGCAGGCCAAGACGATCGAGACCGCCGCGGGCTGCTGGGCCGCACTCGGCCAGGCCGCCTTCACCCGCACCGATGTGGTGATCGGGCTCGGTGGCGGTGCCACCACCGACCTGGCCGGTTTCGTCGCCGCCGCCTGGCTACGCGGGGTGCGGGTGATCCAGCTCCCGACGACGGTGCTCGCCATGGTCGATGCGGCGGTGGGCGGGAAGACGGGCGTCAACACCGCCGAGGGCAAGAACCTCGTCGGGGCCTTCCACTCACCGAGCGCCGTGGTGTGTGATCTGGACTGGCTGGTCACGCTCCCGCCGGCGGACCTGCGGGCGGGGATGGCCGAGGTGGTCAAGTGTGGCTTCATCGCCGACCCCCGGATCCTCGAGCTGGTCGAGTCCGACCCGGCCGCGGCCATGGCGCCGCAGGGCCCGGTGCTGGCCGAGCTGATCCGCCGCGCCGTGCAGGTCAAGGCCGACGTCGTCTCCGCCGACCTGAAGGAGTCCTCCCTCCGGGAGATCCTCAACTACGGTCACACCTTCGCCCACGCGATCGAGCACCACGAGCAGTACCGCTGGCGCCACGGCGAGGCGGTCGCCGTCGGGATGGTGTTCGTGGCCGAGCTGGCCCACGCGGCCGGACTGATCGACGCCGCCCTGCTGCGCCGCCACCGCGACGTGCTGGCCGCCCTGGAGCTGCCGACCCGGTACCGGCCGGGGGTGTGGGACGAGCTGCGGGAGGCGATGGGCCGGGACAAGAAGACCCGCGGGGCGACGCTACGCTTCGTCGTGCTGGAGGGCCTGGCCCGACCGACCCGGCTGGCGGGGCCCGATCCCGCGCTGCTCGCCGCCGCCTACACCGCCGTCACGGGGGAGTGA